From the genome of Streptomyces sp. NBC_00523:
CACCGTCGAGGACCCGACGGTGCGCAGGATCCAGAACTGGCGGACCGGGCTCGGCGTCGTCGCCTGGCTCGTCCTGGTCATGTCGTACAAGCCGGTCGGCAGCGCCAAGGGTGTCGGGGAGGTGGCGGACGACAAGTTCGGCGACAGCTGGATCAGCACGCTCGTCCTGGTGTGCGCGTTCCCGTTCGTGATCGCCCTGTTCGCGTTCGCCGCGCGGGGCGCTCTGCGCGGGCTCTACCTGCGGAGGTCCCTGAAGTCCTTCGGGGCGGTGGCGGCGCTGATGGGGTCGATGGCCACGTTCCCGCTGGCCATGGCACCCGACGCGGCGACGACCGCCTTCCGCGACGCCGTCGGAACCCCCGGCAAGGTCGTGATCATCACGCTCTGCGCGTGGTCCTTGGGCTTCGCCCTGTACGGGATCTGGCTCTGCCTCACGCATGTGTTCCGCACGGCCGACATCCACGAGGTGCTGCCGCCGGTCCTCGCCACCTTGCTGGTCTGGGTGATGGCGGCCCTCGCCGTGTTCACCAACGAGAACGCGGAGGTCCCCGCCCCGGCCCGGATCGCGTTCCTGCTCGGCGGGCCGGTGTCGGTGACCGTGCTGTCGTGCTGGGAGCTGTACCGGCTGGGCAAGTACCACGACGTGAGCGTGCGTCAGGCGCTGGGCCGCTAAGCGCCCCCTGGTCACAACCTCAGCGCCGCCATCGCCGCGTTGTGGCCGGGGACCCCGCTCACCCCGCCTCCGCGCACCGCGCCCGCCCCGCACAGCAGGACATTGGGGTGCGGGGTCTCCACGCCCCAGCGGCCGGTGGTCTCCGTGGCGTAGGGAAAGGCGAGGTCGCGGTGGAAGATGTGGCCGCCCGGCAGGCGCAGGTCGCGTTCGAGGTCGAGCGGGGTCTTCGCCTCGATGCACGGCTCGCCGTTCGCGTCGAGCGCCAGGCAGTCGGCGAGCGGCTCCTCCAGGTGCGCGTCGAGTTCCGCGAGGGTGGCCCGGAGCAGGGTGGCGCGGGCGGTGTCGTTGTCGTCGGCGAAGAGGCGGGCCGGAGTGTGCAGGCCGAAGAGGGTCAGGGTCTGGTAGCCCCGGGCGGCGAGGTCCGGGCCGAGGATCGAGGGGTCCGTCAGCGAGTGGCAGTAGATCTCGGACGGCGGTGCGGCGGGCAGCCGTCCGGCCGAGGCGTCCCGGTGGGCGGCGGCGAGCTGCCCGTACCCCTCCGCGATGTGGAACGTACCGGCGAACGCTTGGCGCGGGTCCACCGACCGGTCGCGGAGCCGGGGCAGCCGGGTGAGCAGCATGTTCACCTTGAGCTGGGCGCCCTCGGCGGGCGTCGGCGGCTCGTCCCCGAGGAGGGCGGCGAGGGCCTGCGGGGACGCGTTGACCAGGACCCGGTGTGCGCCGACGGTGTGTTCGCCGTCGGCCGTGCGTACGGTCACCTCGGCGCGCGCTCCGTCGGTGTCGATCCGCAGCGCCTCGTGACCGGTCCTGATCCGCGCGCCGGCGGCCAGGGCGGCCCCGGCGAGGGCGTCGGTGAGGGCACCCATGCCGCCGACCGGGACGTCCCAGTCACCGGTGCCGCCGCCGATGACGTGGTAGAGGAAGCAGCGGTTCTGGAGCAGTGAGGCGTCGTGGGCGTCGGCGAACGTGCCGATCAGCGCGTCGGTGAGGACCACGCCGCGTACCAGGTCGTCCGCGAAGTGCTCCTCGACGGCGACGCCGACGGGCTCCTCGAACAGCATGCGCCAGGCGTCCGCGTCGCCGATCCGCTCCCGCAGCGCCTCGCGGGTGGGCAGCGGTTCGGTCAGGGTCGGGAAGACGCGGCCGGCGAGCCGCCCGGTCATCGCGTAGAAGCGCTGCCACGCCTCGTACTCCCGGTCCGAACCGGTGAGTGCGGCGAAGGAGTCGCGGGTTCCCCCGCCGCCGACGAGGAGGCCGGTGGGCCGTCCGTCGCGGACGGCCGGGGTGTACGAGGACACGGTCCGCTTGCGTACGGCGAAGTCCAGGCCGAGGTCGCGGACGATCTTCCGCGGGAGCAGCGAGACCAGGTAGGAGTAGCGGGAGAGCCGGGCGTCGACCCCGGCGAAGGGGCGGGTCGAGACGGCCGCTCCCCCGGGGGCCGGGAGCCGCTCCAGGACCAGCACCCGTTGGCCGGCGCGGGCCAGATAGGCCGCCGCGACCAGGCCGTTGTGGCCACCGCCCACGATCACCGCGTCATAGCTGTCCCGTACCGTCATGCCCCTTGGTAACACGGCGCGGGCGGCCGGGCCAGGGCGTGCGGCCGGTCAGGACTGCGGGCGGCCGGCCCGTTGCCGGAGCGCGGCCACCTCGCGGTAGAGGTCGGCGGCCTCGCGGGCGCGGCCCAGCTGTTCGAGGCAGTGCGCCTCGTCGTCGCGGCCGGCGAGCGTGTCCGGGTGGGCGGGGCCCAGCAGCCGGGTCCGGGCGTCGGCGACCTGCCGGTACACGGCGAGCGCGTCCGTCCAGCGCCCGAGCCAGCCGAGGGCGACGGCGACCTCGCGGCGGCTGACGAGGGTGTCGGGGTGGTCGGGGCCCAGGACGTGTTCCCGGGCACCGCACACCGCCTGCGCCTCGGCCAGGGCCTCGTCCCAGCGGGCCAGCCGGCCGAGGTTGACGCCCAGTCCGTGGCGGGCGCGCAGGGTCTCCGGGTCGGTCGGGCCGTTGACCCGAATGCGGTCGGCGACGAGTGCGCGGTACAGCTCCAGGGCGTCGGCGCTGCGGCCGAGGCGGCCCAGGCTGATGCCGACCTCGTAGCGGGTGGCGAGGGTGTCCG
Proteins encoded in this window:
- a CDS encoding phytoene desaturase family protein, yielding MTVRDSYDAVIVGGGHNGLVAAAYLARAGQRVLVLERLPAPGGAAVSTRPFAGVDARLSRYSYLVSLLPRKIVRDLGLDFAVRKRTVSSYTPAVRDGRPTGLLVGGGGTRDSFAALTGSDREYEAWQRFYAMTGRLAGRVFPTLTEPLPTREALRERIGDADAWRMLFEEPVGVAVEEHFADDLVRGVVLTDALIGTFADAHDASLLQNRCFLYHVIGGGTGDWDVPVGGMGALTDALAGAALAAGARIRTGHEALRIDTDGARAEVTVRTADGEHTVGAHRVLVNASPQALAALLGDEPPTPAEGAQLKVNMLLTRLPRLRDRSVDPRQAFAGTFHIAEGYGQLAAAHRDASAGRLPAAPPSEIYCHSLTDPSILGPDLAARGYQTLTLFGLHTPARLFADDNDTARATLLRATLAELDAHLEEPLADCLALDANGEPCIEAKTPLDLERDLRLPGGHIFHRDLAFPYATETTGRWGVETPHPNVLLCGAGAVRGGGVSGVPGHNAAMAALRL